GAGAGCCCCAAAAGGAGGAGCAGGGTGAGGGCACAGCCTGCACAGGGCCTTCCAGAGCCcatcagctgccctgactgtgccGTGCCATCCTTCAGCTGCTGACCGCTCCCTCAGCGCAGATGACTCACCCAGCTCCGAAGGTGAGTGTCTGCGGCCAGATTCgtccctgctgccccagggacagGGGCACCCAGACCTCCCTGACCCCCCTGCTATGTCCCCGCAGCCTTCGTCTCCAGACGCGCCAGCGCCGAGGTGGTGCGGAGACACAAGAGGAATTACATCTATGACAGGTAGTGCTTGACCCCATTGTGCTGGGGACTGTGTGTCCCCCTCTGGGTGACACAGGTGGGGGAGCACACATTCCCCATACACCACATCATAAAATGAAATCCTGTTTTTGGGAGGGGCCCTGCTGGCTGGGCCCTGCCCCGGGAGCCTCCAGCCCCCACGGACCCTCCAACATCCCTCATCCATCCCCAGCAGCGTCTATGGTGCTGTGCATGACCCACTGGAGGCCAAGCGTGAGGTGTGTGAGTTCAACCCTGACTGCGATGAGCTAGCCGACCACATTGGCTTCCAGGAAGCATACCGGCGCTTCTACGGCCCCATCTAGCCCCCACCATGCCCCCCCAGCCATGCTGTGGCCCTGCAGGTGCTGGGTCTGAGCTCAGAGCACCAACCTCCCTCGAGCAGCCCTCCTTTTACACCCCCTTCTGTTAACcgtgaaaagaaataaatgcacaaaTGGTGTAGCCAGCTTGTTCCTAGTCTGAGGGGATGGGTGTGAGACCGCCGTGGAAGTGCCCCATGTCATCCCCACGAGACTGAGGACCCCCAggctcttcctccctctcccaacaCCCAAAGGCTCCAGGGCAGAGCAGTGTCCGTCACCACCCGGTGTCTGTGCCTGGTAATGATGAGCCCAGCACTTGCACCATTATTCCAGTTTAATTTAAAGCTGCTTGTCCCAAGCGTGGGGTTATTAGGGGACAGTGGGGCTGCTCGATGTGCCCCAGAGCCCTGCacccttcccagctgcaggatTTCCTTAGCAAACCACCATTTCATTAAGGCCGGGGTTGGCAGGGGAAGTGGGGGAGATTGGGACCCTAGTCCCATGCATGGTGCTCTACCTGGCCACATTCCTTCCTGCATACCCAGCATGCATGTGCGTGTGCGCGTGCCTCatgctgggggggctgctggggtctGTGTCTCCTATCCCACTGAACCACCTGCAATGTTGCTGCTGGGTTCCCCACACAGGGCAACATACCTCCCCTGCCCCAAATTCATCTCCTGTATGGCCCTGGCCATGGCTCCTGGGGTCCCATGGCACAGGACCCCTGCCCCAAGCTGCCTGGCTCAGCCAGGGCACTGGGGCCAACTCCATGCCAGGCACTGACCCTTGCTCCCACAAAACATGGCCTTTGCCAGTCCTCTGCACCCTCACCTCAAGCCCAAATCCctcagctctgcctccagccccagACCCCTCAGCCCTTGGGTGTGCCCAGGGACCCAGTGCCTGACACTGAGCAATGGCTGGGCTGCTGTGTTGGAGCCATGTACATCACATCAGGTCCACTGGTACTGCAGCTCACCCCTGCTGGGCTGTGACAATCCTGGCTACACATGtgcatgcgtgcacacacacacaggtccCCTGCTGGGAAACGGGCCAGTGCCCTGGGGCTGAGGCAGGGTGCTGCTACATGGGTTAGGTGCAGCGTAAGTGTGCTACAGTGCCCTCCTGCAGTGATGAGTACAATTAGCCATATTTAaaaggtggggaaactgaggcatggggaCCGGGGGGGGATTGGCTGCAGAGGGACCAGGGTGAGGGGGGGACACACTTCATCTTATGACACCCCAAGATATCCAACAGTGAGCCCCAGGTGTCTGAGCCCCTCACCCTATTCTCCCCacacttgggggtggggggagctccGGGGGATGCCAGGACATCTGGGTCCCCACAGCCCCTTGCAGCCCAGCCACTTACCCCACAGCATCATGAGTCCCTACAGCGCCCAGCCTCAGTGGGGATGCTTGGGGCTGACAAAGCTGCCAGATGCCCGGGGCAAGGCAGCGGTGAAGGCGCCGATGATGGCAGCATTGCCCAAAAAGGCCAGTCCAGCAGTGCCAAAGGTGCCGGGGAGGCCGGGGGCAGGCAGGTGGCCCTGCAGCCAGGCCCGATGTGAGCACACATCACAGAGGATGGCCTCCAGCTGGAAGTGGGTGCCCAGCACAGCGCAGATGTGGAAGAGCTGGTGGCTGTGTCCTACCGGAGTGAGAGGCCAATGtcacccctgggtgctgggcCTCCTTCCCAGTTCCTGCTGCAAGGGGTtgctttgggggcaggggggattgGAGCTGCGGCACTGGGGGCTGCTGCTCACCGATGTAGTCGAAGCGGCCGGGCGCCAGGCGCTCGGGCAGTGGGATGCGAATAGGAAGCCAGTGAGCAGTGCAAAGAGGAGGTGGTAGCAGTACCCGGCCATAGTCTCATTCCAGGCGCAGTTACtccagaagcagaagagaagctgtgGATAGACGGGTGAGGAACAGGCTGGGACAGCCTCTGGAAGCACCCTGTGACCCCTGTGGTGGTGGCACCT
Above is a genomic segment from Harpia harpyja isolate bHarHar1 chromosome 9, bHarHar1 primary haplotype, whole genome shotgun sequence containing:
- the BGLAP gene encoding osteocalcin isoform X2, whose product is MKPLILLTLLGLLTLGLCRRAADRSLSADDSPSSEAFVSRRASAEVVRRHKRNYIYDSVYGAVHDPLEAKREVCEFNPDCDELADHIGFQEAYRRFYGPI
- the BGLAP gene encoding osteocalcin isoform X1, which translates into the protein MKPLILLTLLGLLTLGLCRRAADRSLSADDSPSSEAFVSRRASAEVVRRHKRNYIYDSSVYGAVHDPLEAKREVCEFNPDCDELADHIGFQEAYRRFYGPI